The proteins below come from a single Tepidibacillus fermentans genomic window:
- a CDS encoding NADH-quinone oxidoreductase subunit J gives MVGKQQYQRERGESLMTITGQFIAFFVFALMAITGGVLMLNLNKVIHMVLSIGLSFFGVAGLFIILQAEYLAFVQVLIYAGAITIMMAMGTMMTQHKEKDTKERNWTHIILSLLAAIGVGGFFLYGIYQTAWPTEAADLGANNVKVIGETLFQKYVIPFEVASVLLLVALVGAIVIAKREGDK, from the coding sequence ATGGTTGGCAAACAACAATACCAACGTGAGAGGGGCGAATCATTAATGACGATTACGGGTCAATTTATCGCGTTCTTCGTCTTTGCCCTGATGGCAATCACAGGTGGAGTTCTTATGTTAAACCTGAATAAGGTCATACATATGGTACTCTCCATTGGATTATCTTTCTTTGGGGTAGCAGGTTTATTCATTATCTTACAAGCTGAATATTTAGCATTTGTTCAAGTTCTGATTTATGCTGGTGCAATTACCATTATGATGGCAATGGGTACGATGATGACACAGCATAAGGAAAAAGACACCAAAGAAAGAAATTGGACCCATATTATCTTGTCATTACTTGCTGCAATCGGTGTAGGTGGGTTCTTCTTATATGGAATTTATCAAACAGCTTGGCCAACAGAAGCTGCTGATTTAGGTGCGAATAACGTGAAAGTCATCGGTGAAACCCTCTTCCAGAAATATGTGATTCCATTTGAAGTTGCTTCGGTTCTTTTACTTGTTGCGTTAGTCGGAGCAATTGTGATTGCGAAAAGAGAGGGGGATAAATAA
- the nuoH gene encoding NADH-quinone oxidoreductase subunit NuoH produces the protein MMANILSQPFSWLNLLWMVLIAVAVMGVVLVFVMYAIYFERKIIGWMQLRKGPNRVGPYGLFQTVADVLKLLIKEDVVPAKVDRFLFLIAPVIAYTPAFAIIAVLPYSEKLYFADVNVGLLYYGALSSITISGILLGGWASNNKYSIMGGMRSVAQMISYEVPLIMSFLGIVLMTGSLNLIDIVKAQQESGVWFIFPQFLGFIIFLIAGNAELNRTPFDLPEAENELVAGYFVEYSGFRFAFFMLTEYVYMFAMASLMTVLFLGGWDAPFGLTFIPGIVWFILKFLLLVFYLFWARSTFPRVKTDQLMGFAWKVLIPLALLNVMGTAVIKSLFF, from the coding sequence ATAATGGCAAATATTTTGTCCCAACCTTTTTCTTGGTTAAACTTATTATGGATGGTATTGATCGCTGTAGCTGTAATGGGTGTTGTTCTCGTATTCGTTATGTATGCCATCTATTTTGAGCGAAAGATTATCGGTTGGATGCAGCTTAGAAAAGGTCCAAACCGTGTAGGTCCTTATGGACTCTTCCAAACTGTTGCAGACGTTTTGAAGCTATTAATCAAAGAGGACGTTGTTCCTGCAAAGGTAGACCGTTTTCTCTTTTTGATCGCTCCAGTCATTGCCTATACACCTGCATTTGCGATCATTGCTGTTTTACCTTATTCCGAAAAGTTGTATTTTGCCGATGTTAACGTTGGTCTTCTATACTATGGGGCATTATCTAGTATTACGATCTCAGGAATATTACTTGGTGGATGGGCATCGAACAACAAATACTCCATCATGGGTGGTATGCGTTCTGTTGCGCAAATGATCAGTTATGAAGTACCACTGATCATGTCATTCTTAGGAATCGTATTAATGACTGGAAGCTTAAACTTAATTGATATTGTAAAAGCCCAACAAGAAAGTGGCGTATGGTTTATCTTCCCGCAGTTTTTAGGATTTATCATTTTCTTGATTGCTGGAAACGCTGAACTAAACCGTACACCATTTGACCTGCCAGAAGCTGAGAACGAACTTGTAGCTGGATATTTTGTAGAGTATAGTGGTTTCCGCTTTGCCTTCTTCATGTTAACCGAATATGTATATATGTTCGCAATGGCTAGCTTAATGACCGTATTGTTTTTAGGTGGATGGGATGCACCATTTGGCCTCACATTCATTCCAGGAATTGTATGGTTTATTCTCAAGTTCTTACTTCTAGTATTCTATTTATTCTGGGCACGTTCGACATTCCCACGTGTTAAAACAGATCAACTGATGGGATTTGCTTGGAAAGTATTAATACCATTAGCATTATTGAATGTGATGGGCACAGCAGTGATTAAGAGTTTATTCTTCTAA
- the nuoI gene encoding NADH-quinone oxidoreductase subunit NuoI: MWGTGFFKGLGFTLKQLKEPKVTSKYPDEPYVFPERFRGIQHFEPEKCIVCNQCARICPTGCITLVGKPNPDPEKKGKVIDTYDINFEICILCDLCTEVCPTEAIVMTNNFELATYSRDYLMKDLKWLANNNTNVRGANH, translated from the coding sequence ATGTGGGGAACAGGATTTTTTAAGGGATTAGGTTTCACGCTCAAGCAATTAAAAGAGCCAAAGGTAACCAGTAAATATCCCGATGAGCCATACGTTTTTCCAGAACGTTTTCGTGGGATTCAGCATTTTGAACCTGAAAAATGTATCGTATGTAATCAATGTGCAAGGATTTGTCCAACAGGTTGTATCACCCTAGTCGGAAAACCAAATCCAGATCCTGAGAAAAAGGGTAAAGTGATTGACACTTACGATATTAACTTTGAAATTTGTATTTTATGTGATTTATGTACGGAAGTTTGTCCAACTGAAGCGATTGTGATGACCAACAACTTTGAACTTGCAACCTACAGTCGAGACTATCTAATGAAGGATTTGAAATGGTTGGCAAACAACAATACCAACGTGAGAGGGGCGAATCATTAA